From a region of the Macrobrachium nipponense isolate FS-2020 chromosome 20, ASM1510439v2, whole genome shotgun sequence genome:
- the LOC135222989 gene encoding retinol dehydrogenase 13-like, which yields MDDLRFPVVNNDVEIGFNFLPPLDEGGTKDYSDESWFVRILRVKIYIAVAATILLSSYALYVRYANRSSVVYSTSEEEMRGKTILVTANPTGIGLEAALDLARRGGRVILACSEIKEAQVMAASSDTFQKGGVILARKLNISSLREVRKFAADFLKTEKRLDALLLAANLGGSDTKHVTDEGLELTMAANHYGHFLLANLLLDILKTSSPSRVVIMASSAHSLLTSVNPKDLNFETIVYGALRAYAQSMACNLLMANNLAHMMLELGVTVNSMCPGMIQSQPYIRGNGLITKIYLILLNVATRTAEEGAQTLIHLAVSEDGAKHTGAFFVDCKERNMTPLGKNHGLAKKIWERCEEIVGLNQRKDK from the exons ATGGATGACCTACGGTTCCCTGTGGTTAACAATGATGTTGAAATTGGATTCAATTTCCTGCCACCCCTTGATGAAGGGGGAACAAAGGATTACTCAGACGAATCATGGTTCGTGCGGATCCTACGAGTTAAGATTTATATAGCAGTGGCTGCTACGATCCTGCTCTCTTCTTATGCTTTGTATGTTCGTTACGCCAATAGATCTTCTGTTGTTTACAGCACTTCGGAAGAGGAAATGAGAGGGAAAACTATCCTAGTCACTGCAAATCCTACAG GAATTGGTCTGGAAGCTGCTCTTGATTTGGCCCGACGTGGCGGGAGGGTCATTTTGGCATGTAGTGAAATAAAGGAGGCGCAGGTGATGGCCG CATCTTCAGACACTTTCCagaaaggtggcgtaattttaGCGAGAAAACTGAACATATCTTCCCTGAGAGAGGTTAGGAAATTCGCAGCTGATTTTCTGAAAACGGAGAAAAG GCTAGACGCTTTACTGCTGGCAGCTAATCTCGGAGGATCTGACACGAAACACGTAACGGATGAAGGACTGGAGCTAACTATGGCTGCTAATCATTATGGACATTTTCTACTGGCGAACCTCTTGCTcg ATATACTGAAGACAAGTTCACCTAGTCGTGTTGTAATCATGGCGTCATCTGCTCACTCTCTTCTAACATCGGTCAACCCAAag GATCTGAACTTTGAAACAATAGTTTATGGCGCCTTGAGGGCTTACGCACAATCCATGGCTTGTAATTTGCTCATGGCCAATAACCTGGCACATATGATGCTAGAATTAG GTGTTACGGTGAACAGCATGTGTCCAGGGATGATACAAAGCCAGCCGTATATTAGAGGAAATGGCCTCATAACAAAGATCTACTTGATTTTGCTAAATGTAGCAACACGG ACTGCTGAGGAGGGAGCACAGACGCTTATACATCTAGCTGTTTCAGAAGATGGGGCCAAACATACAGGAGCTTTCTTCGTCGACTGCAAG GAGCGAAATATGACCCCTCTGGGTAAAAATCACGGGCTTGCTAAGAAGATCTGGGAACGCTGTGAGGAGATAGTTGGTCTTAATCAGAGGAAAGAcaagtaa